A genomic stretch from Etheostoma cragini isolate CJK2018 chromosome 8, CSU_Ecrag_1.0, whole genome shotgun sequence includes:
- the wnt7bb gene encoding protein Wnt-7b isoform X2 — MHKPLRKRSLYVFLCFGIIYLRLGALSSVVALGANIICNKIPGLAPRQRAICQSRPDAIIVVGEGAQMGINECQYQFRYGRWNCSALGERTVFGQELRVGSREAAFTYAITAAGVAHAITAACSQGNLSQCGCDREKQGYYNQEEGWKWGGCSADIKYGIEFSRRFVDAREIKKTPRRLMNLHNNEAGRKVLEERMKLECKCHGVSGSCTTKTCWTTLPKFREIGYVLKDKYNEAVHVEVVRASRLRQPTHLKVKQTQGYRKPMETDLVYIERSPNYCEEDAATGSVGTQGRLCNRTSQHTDGCDLMCCGRGYNTHQYTKVWQCNCKFQWCCFVKCNTCSERTEVFTCK; from the exons ATGCACAAACCCCTCCGAAAGCGGAGTCTCTACGTGTTCCTGTGTTTTGGCATCATATACCTCAGACTTGG GGCCCTGTCCTCGGTGGTGGCTCTGGGTGCCAACATCATCTGCAACAAGATTCCCGGGCTGGCACCCCGCCAGCGGGCCATCTGCCAGAGCCGCCCGGACGCCATCATTGTTGTGGGCGAAGGTGCCCAGATGGGCATCAATGAGTGTCAGTACCAGTTCCGATATGGACGCTGGAACTGTTCGGCGCTGGGAGAAAGGACAGTCTTCGGTCAGGAGCTGCGAGTAG GCAGTCGAGAAGCAGCGTTCACCTACGCCATCACAGCTGCAGGAGTGGCCCACGCCATCACTGCCGCGTGCAGCCAGGGCAACCTGAGCCAGTGTGGCTGCGACCGGGAGAAGCAGGGCTATTACAATCAGGAGGAAGGATGGAAGTGGGGAGGCTGCTCGGCTGACATCAAGTATGGAATCGAGTTCTCTCGCCGCTTCGTGGATGCCCGCGAGATTAAAAAGACCCCACGCCGCCTGATGAACTTGCATAACAATGAGGCAGGGAGAAAg GTACTAGAAGAAAGGATGAAGCTAGAGTGCAAGTGCCACGGCGTCTCAGGCTCCTGCACCACCAAGACCTGTTGGACTACACTACCCAAATTCCGTGAAATTGGCTACGTACTCAAGGACAAGTACAACGAAGCTGTGCACGTGGAGGTAGTCCGGGCTAGCCGACTGCGCCAGCCCACCCACCTCAAGGTGAAGCAGACTCAGGGCTACCGCAAGCCCATGGAGACAGACCTCGTCTACATCGAGAGGTCGCCCAACTACTGCGAGGAGGACGCAGCCACGGGGAGCGTGGGCACCCAGGGACGCCTGTGCAACCGCACCTCGCAACATACAGACGGCTGCGACCTTATGTGCTGCGGGCGGGGCTACAATACACACCAGTACACCAAAGTGTGGCAGTGCAATTGTAAGTTCCAATGGTGCTGCTTTGTCAAGTGCAACACGTGCAGTGAGAGGACGGAGGTGTTTACCTGCAAATAA
- the wnt7bb gene encoding protein Wnt-7b isoform X1, translated as MIIFSSRSVLLSVYYPQIFLILTSGSYLALSSVVALGANIICNKIPGLAPRQRAICQSRPDAIIVVGEGAQMGINECQYQFRYGRWNCSALGERTVFGQELRVGSREAAFTYAITAAGVAHAITAACSQGNLSQCGCDREKQGYYNQEEGWKWGGCSADIKYGIEFSRRFVDAREIKKTPRRLMNLHNNEAGRKVLEERMKLECKCHGVSGSCTTKTCWTTLPKFREIGYVLKDKYNEAVHVEVVRASRLRQPTHLKVKQTQGYRKPMETDLVYIERSPNYCEEDAATGSVGTQGRLCNRTSQHTDGCDLMCCGRGYNTHQYTKVWQCNCKFQWCCFVKCNTCSERTEVFTCK; from the exons ATGATCATCTTCTCGTCGCGCAGTGTACTGCTGTCAGTCTACTATCCACAGATCTTTCTGATCCTGACGAGTGGCAGCTACCT GGCCCTGTCCTCGGTGGTGGCTCTGGGTGCCAACATCATCTGCAACAAGATTCCCGGGCTGGCACCCCGCCAGCGGGCCATCTGCCAGAGCCGCCCGGACGCCATCATTGTTGTGGGCGAAGGTGCCCAGATGGGCATCAATGAGTGTCAGTACCAGTTCCGATATGGACGCTGGAACTGTTCGGCGCTGGGAGAAAGGACAGTCTTCGGTCAGGAGCTGCGAGTAG GCAGTCGAGAAGCAGCGTTCACCTACGCCATCACAGCTGCAGGAGTGGCCCACGCCATCACTGCCGCGTGCAGCCAGGGCAACCTGAGCCAGTGTGGCTGCGACCGGGAGAAGCAGGGCTATTACAATCAGGAGGAAGGATGGAAGTGGGGAGGCTGCTCGGCTGACATCAAGTATGGAATCGAGTTCTCTCGCCGCTTCGTGGATGCCCGCGAGATTAAAAAGACCCCACGCCGCCTGATGAACTTGCATAACAATGAGGCAGGGAGAAAg GTACTAGAAGAAAGGATGAAGCTAGAGTGCAAGTGCCACGGCGTCTCAGGCTCCTGCACCACCAAGACCTGTTGGACTACACTACCCAAATTCCGTGAAATTGGCTACGTACTCAAGGACAAGTACAACGAAGCTGTGCACGTGGAGGTAGTCCGGGCTAGCCGACTGCGCCAGCCCACCCACCTCAAGGTGAAGCAGACTCAGGGCTACCGCAAGCCCATGGAGACAGACCTCGTCTACATCGAGAGGTCGCCCAACTACTGCGAGGAGGACGCAGCCACGGGGAGCGTGGGCACCCAGGGACGCCTGTGCAACCGCACCTCGCAACATACAGACGGCTGCGACCTTATGTGCTGCGGGCGGGGCTACAATACACACCAGTACACCAAAGTGTGGCAGTGCAATTGTAAGTTCCAATGGTGCTGCTTTGTCAAGTGCAACACGTGCAGTGAGAGGACGGAGGTGTTTACCTGCAAATAA